From a region of the Lactuca sativa cultivar Salinas chromosome 4, Lsat_Salinas_v11, whole genome shotgun sequence genome:
- the LOC111890271 gene encoding uncharacterized protein LOC111890271, whose translation MAAGDGDREEDLSVAGDVDGSHAIERAEHKRIRASFLISDGIANLNRYSVCVLEQNGISVICQLGFFTEIGEIMPPKYLSGSQKRKKRKKIEESTKANSGSLDKFFQKKLKVPSQNQNNDDIPDNLGVDVEGDQINDVNVDNVNFDGDPVDVDDGNDDGDNIEDDDMVKRLVEKGPKRDNTIDKGPPDRFSRRFSTTMYTRTLPNKQTCNREWLKRDPERLKVNETIDKVVYDQFKKEREHWKQVLLRIIALLKYLAKYNLAFRGTNEKLYQKSNGNFLGAIEMFEEFDLVMKEHVRRIKNDEIHVHYLGHKIQNEVILLLADESKREIIKKVKEAKYYSIILDCTPDTSHQEQMSLIVRYVNFSSNDVTVEESFLGFLNVNDTTGKGLFDITHNELKSLGLDIDDMRGQGYDNGSNMRGKHQGVQKRFLDINSRAFYTPCGCHSLNLALCDMANSCSKARDFFGVIQRVYTIFSNSTKRWQILKENIKGLTPKSLSATRWEALLEVAEKDNDAKIQSEAKSLANNELGGFEFLVSIVIWYQILYMVNLVSKKLQSKDMLLDVAINEVNMLIEYFKDFRETGFSKAIDDAKELSVEMNIDPVFSQNWPVSRKKQFDENSSDQDVVFSAEENFKEFDDKDLKSCCRRLEAALKSGEQSDIDSHELYMELKLLDMFLPSEITSPIDVLKYMKKVDCFPNATIAYKILLTIPVTVASAERSFSKLKLLKSYLRSTMSQERLNGLANNFALNNFASKNARKVSQFM comes from the exons GTATTCAGTCTGTGTTTTGGAGCAAAATGGTATTTCGGTAATTTGTCAGCTTGGGTTTTTTACGGAAATTGGAG aaataaTGCCTCCTAAGTATTTATCTGGTAGTCAAAAAcgtaaaaagagaaaaaaaattgaagaatCAACAAAGGCTAATAGTGGTTCTCTAGATaagtttttccaaaaaaaacttaAAGTTCCTTCTCAAAATCAAAATAATGATGATATTCCTGATAATTTGGGTGTTGATGTCGAAGGAGATCAAATTAATGACGTTAATGTTGATAATGTTAATTTCGATGGAGATCCtgttgatgttgatgatggtaATGACGATGGTGATAACATTgaagatgatg ACATGGTGAAACGTTTGGTAGAGAAAGGTCCTAAAAGGGATAATACTATTGATAAGGGTCCACCTGATAGATTTTCTAGACGGTTTTCTACAACTATGTATACTAGAACTCTGCCAAATAAACAGACATGTAACAGGGAATGGCTA AAAAGGGATCCCGAAAG ATTGAAAGTTaatgaaacaattgataaagTGGTGTATGATCAATTTAAGAAAGAAAGGGAGCATTGGAAACAAGTACTATTGAGGATTATTGCACTACTGAAATATTTGGCTAAATATAATTTAGCATTTCGTGGAACAAATGAAAAATTATATCAAAAGAGTAATGGAAACTTTCTTGGAGCGATTGAGATGTTTGAAGAGTTTGACCTGGTTATGAAAGAGCATGTGCGTCGTATCAAAAATGATGAGATCCATGTACATTATCTTGGCCACAAAATCCAAAATGAGGTGATACTTTTACTAGCTGATGAAAGTAAACGAGAAATCATTAAAAAAGTAAAGGAAGCAAAATATTACTCCATCATACTTGATTGTACCCCTGATACAAGTCACCAAGAACAAATGTCTTTGATAGTGAGGTATGTAAATTTCTCCTCCAATGATGTTACTGTTGAAGAATCCTTTTTAGGTTTTTTGAATGTTAATGATACCACTGGTAAAGGGCTCTTTGATATTACACACAATGAATTAAAATCTCTTGGTCTTGATATTGATGATATGCGGGGGCAAGGGTATGACAATGGATCAAACATGAGAGGAAAACATCAAGGAGTTCAAAAGAGATTTTTGGACATAAATTCTAGAGCATTTTATACTCCATGTGGTTGTCATAGTCTTAATCTTGCACTGTGTGACATGGCTAACAGTTGTAGTAAAGCTAGAGATTTTTTTGGAGTCATACAACGAGTATATACAATATTTTCCAATTCTACTAAGAGGTGGCAAATTCTGAAAGAGAATATCAAAGGTTTGACTCCAAAGTCATTGTCTGCCACTCGGTGGGAAGCTTTACTTGAAGTTGCGGAAAAAGACAACGATGCTAAAATCCAAAGTGAAGCTAAATCGCTAGCAAATAATGAGCTTGGTGGATTTGAGTTTTTGGTATCCATAGTCATTTGGTATCAAATATTGTACATGGTGAACTTAGTTAGCAAAAAATTACAATCAAAAGATATGCTTCTCGATGTTGCTATTAACGAAGTGAATATGCTAATTGAGTACTTCAAAGATTTTAGAGAAACAGGGTTCTCCAAGGCAATTGATGATGCGAAGGAACTTTCCGTTGAAATGAATATTGATCCGGTATTCTCTCAAAATTGGCCGGTTAGTAGAAAAAAACAATTTGATGAGAATTCAAGTGATCAAGATGTTGTATTTTCAGCCGAGGAGAATTTTaaa GAATTTGATGACAAAGATCTCAAGTCATGTTGTCGCCGTCTTGAAGCCGCACTTAAGTCTGGTGAACAATCAGATATCGATTCTCATGAACTTTATATGGAGTTAAAGCTGCTTGACATGTTCTTACCGAGTGAAATTACGAGCCCTATTGATGTTTTAAAGTATATGAAAAAAGTCGATTGTTTTCCTAATGCAACTATTGCCTACAAAATCTTGTTGACTATTCCCGTAACGGTCGCGTCTGCAGAAAGAAGTTTTTCAAAGCTAAAGTTGTTGAAGTCCTACCTAAGGTCCACAATGTCAcaagaaagacttaatggattGGCGAACAATTTTGCTTTGAACAATTTTGCTTCCAAGAATGCTAGGAAAGTCTCGCAATTCATGTAG
- the LOC111890267 gene encoding putative receptor protein kinase ZmPK1, which translates to MALPHLLNVIGLMFLCRTTLIYSSSSLSSPPFGLNLGSSLSVEKKEDFLISPNGFYTAGFYRVGENAYCFSIWFTKALSDGNRTLVWMANRDLPVNGKFSKLSLLKTGNLVLRDAYQRFPIWTTTTRDSTKSAQLKMNDSGNLCLQNKHGKVLWQSFDSPTDTLLPDQPLTKDAPLVSSRSLTNYSSGYYKLFFDSDNVVRLVYSDPKLTGIYWPSPDVRAWESGRNIYGSRRIATMDSSGHFISTDDLLFNTSDAGDQPLRRLTLDVDGNFRAYSLDEITGIWHVTWQALSNTCYIHGSCGENSTCSNDPVYGRKCSCLPNHRMINHTDWSYGCEPEFKPTLCGNGEDQFLHLPHFDFYGYDRRYMPNTTLEECKQVCRNMCDCKGFQFKNDWKKGFSICYPKFLLVNGLSSSDFNGSMYLKVPKDIPLSSKNIKVGEEFSLKCSWKPAIQLDRSYDVNRQNESIQLLMLIITSVLGALEIICITYFCYGTHSHSTTEGYLQAASGFRRFSYAELKKASGNFSNEIGRGGGGVVYKGVLSDNRIAAIKHLNESSKSQGEAELLAEITTLGKLNHMNLIEMWGYCAEGKHRLLVYEYMEYGSLAHNLYSSQLDWDQRFDIALGTAKGLAYLHEECLEWILHCDVKPHNILLDCCYKPKVADFGLSKLLDRDGTGNSEFTRARGTRGYMAPEWLFVNLPITAKVDVYSYGVVMLEMITGRSPTGANQSGGSEGRLDSWVREKMIATSGPNGWVEEIIDLTIEGEYDKKRMEILIKVALQCCEEDKDGRPTMSQVVDMLMHVEEHH; encoded by the coding sequence ATGGCTCTACCACATCTTCTAAATGTGATCGGGTTAATGTTCCTGTGTAGAACTACCTTAATATACTCCTCCTCATCTTTGTCTTCTCCACCCTTTGGTTTGAATCTGGGCTCATCTCTCTCAGTGGAGAAAAAGGAGGACTTCTTGATCTCACCAAATGGCTTTTACACTGCCGGATTTTACAGGGTAGGCGAGAATGCTTACTGCTTTTCAATATGGTTCACGAAAGCTTTATCAGACGGAAATCGTACTCTAGTATGGATGGCCAACCGAGATTTACCAGTCAACGGGAAGTTCTCAAAACTTTCGTTGCTGAAAACTGGAAATCTTGTCTTAAGAGATGCATATCAAAGGTTCCCTATATGGACGACAACTACTCGAGATTCAACAAAATCTGCTCAGCTGAAAATGAACGATTCAGGAAACCTTTGCCTACAAAATAAACATGGAAAAGTTCTGTGGCAAAGTTTTGACTCCCCAACAGATACCCTTCTTCCCGATCAACCACTAACCAAAGATGCACCACTTGTGTCTTCAAGAAGCCTAACCAATTACTCATCAGGATACTACAAGTTGTTCTTTGACAGTGATAACGTGGTTCGACTTGTATACAGTGACCCTAAGTTGACAGGCATCTATTGGCCTAGTCCCGACGTACGCGCATGGGAATCTGGTAGGAATATCTATGGAAGCCGAAGAATCGCAACAATGGATTCTTCTGGTCATTTCATTTCAACTGATGATCTATTATTCAATACATCAGACGCTGGAGATCAGCCTTTAAGAAGGTTGACGTTGGATGTTGATGGTAACTTCCGAGCTTACAGTCTGGATGAGATCACAGGAATTTGGCATGTTACATGGCAAGCTCTTTCTAACACATGCTATATCCATGGAAGTTGTGGAGAAAATAGTACATGTTCCAACGACCCTGTCTATGGTAGGAAATGTTCATGCCTACCAAATCACAGGATGATCAATCATACAGATTGGTCATATGGTTGTGAACCCGAATTTAAGCCGACTTTATGTGGTAATGGTGAGGATCAATTCCTACATCTTCCTCATTTCGACTTCTATGGGTATGATCGTAGATACATGCCTAATACAACTTTAGAAGAGTGTAAGCAAGTGTGCAGAAATATGTGTGATTGCAAAGGGTTCCAGTTCAAGAACGACTGGAAGAAAGGGTTTTCTATTTGTTACCCAAAGTTCCTGTTGGTTAATGGATTAAGCTCATCTGATTTCAATGGTTCCATGTATCTAAAAGTTCCAAAAGATATTCCCTTATCTTCGAAAAACATTAAGGTTGGCGAAGAGTTCAGTTTAAAATGTTCCTGGAAGCCTGCAATCCAACTTGACCGAAGTTATGACGTTAATCGGCAAAATGAATCCATACAGTTATTGATGCTGATAATAACAAGTGTACTTGGGGCACTGGAGATTATCTGCATAACATACTTCTGTTATGGAACTCATTCACATTCAACTACCGAAGGTTATCTCCAAGCTGCGAGTGGATTTAGGAGATTCAGCTATGCCGAGTTAAAGAAAGCCTCAGGAAATTTCAGCAACGAGATAGGGAGAGGAGGTGGTGGCGTTGTCTACAAAGGAGTGTTGTCTGATAACCGAATTGCTGCAATTAAGCATCTTAATGAATCTAGTAAAAGTCAAGGGGAAGCTGAACTTCTAGCAGAGATAACAACCCTTGGGAAGCTTAATCACATGAATTTGATAGAGATGTGGGGGTATTGTGCTGAAGGTAAACACAGGCTTTTAGTTTATGAGTATATGGAATATGGGTCACTAGCTCACAACTTATATTCCAGTCAACTCGATTGGGATCAGCGGTTTGACATTGCATTGGGCACAGCAAAAGGACTTGCTTATCTACACGAAGAATGTTTGGAATGGATATTGCATTGTGACGTTAAGCCTCATAATATATTACTCGACTGTTGTTACAAGCCCAAGGTTGCCGATTTTGGGTTATCAAAGTTGTTGGATAGAGATGGGACTGGTAATTCAGAGTTTACAAGAGCAAGAGGGACAAGAGGTTACATGGCTCCAGAATGGTTGTTTGTCAATCTTCCGATAACCGCAAAAGTTGATGTCTATAGCTATGGTGTGGTGATGTTAGAGATGATAACAGGGAGGAGCCCAACGGGTGCTAATCAGAGTGGGGGATCAGAAGGAAGGCTAGATAGCTGGGTGAGAGAAAAGATGATTGCCACTAGTGGACCGAATGGTTGGGTCGAAGAAATTATAGACTTAACAATTGAAGGGGAGTACGACAAGAAGAGAATGGAAATTCTCATTAAGGTGGCTTTACAATGTTGTGAGGAAGATAAGGATGGAAGACCAACCATGAGCCAGGTTGTGGATATGCTGATGCATGTGGAAGAACATCATTAA